In Geobacillus kaustophilus, a genomic segment contains:
- the ytkD gene encoding RNA deprotection pyrophosphohydrolase, which produces MHEFRDYYGHRVRLAFADHPFSPSPGHVWVICRYGGRWLLTDHPRRGLEFPGGKVEQGETAAEAAAREVMEETGGVIRRLEYIGQYEVEPDIVKNIYFADIAALIERESYEETNGPVLLEALPDDIRADHRFSCIMKDDVLSLSLAELKQRGLID; this is translated from the coding sequence ATGCATGAATTTCGCGATTATTACGGGCATCGCGTTCGGCTGGCCTTTGCGGACCATCCGTTTTCCCCCTCTCCCGGGCATGTATGGGTCATTTGCCGCTATGGCGGGCGCTGGCTGTTGACCGATCATCCACGCCGCGGCCTTGAGTTCCCCGGCGGCAAGGTGGAACAAGGGGAAACGGCGGCGGAGGCCGCGGCCCGCGAAGTGATGGAAGAAACAGGGGGCGTCATCCGCCGGCTCGAATATATCGGTCAATATGAAGTGGAGCCGGATATCGTGAAAAACATTTATTTTGCCGACATCGCGGCGCTCATCGAGCGGGAGTCGTATGAGGAGACGAACGGCCCGGTGCTGCTTGAGGCGCTGCCGGATGACATCCGCGCCGACCATCGGTTCAGCTGCATCATGAAAGACGATGTCCTTTCGCTCTCGCTTGCTGAATTGAAACAGCGCGGGCTGATCGATTGA
- a CDS encoding ABC transporter permease, whose translation MNPPNKRIETLHTEYLAVLRKEQRVIRLWQAALLAAFFAVWEASSRFQWVDPLLFSSPSAIAKLFVEKLSDHSLFVHTWATLFETLLGFFIGTIGGALIGALLWWFPRLAKTLDPYLVVFNAMPKVALGPILIVALGPGFTSIIAMGVVISIIITTIVVYSAFQEVDPNYLKVLQTFGATRYQCFKEAVLPASFPTIISTLKVNVGLAWVGVITGEFLVSKQGLGYLIIYGFQVFNFTLVLMSLLIVALLSTVMYQLVALIEKKWGSRR comes from the coding sequence TTGAATCCGCCCAATAAACGCATCGAAACGCTGCACACAGAATACCTGGCCGTCTTGCGCAAAGAACAGCGGGTCATCCGCCTTTGGCAAGCCGCGCTGCTTGCCGCCTTTTTCGCCGTCTGGGAAGCGTCAAGCCGCTTCCAATGGGTCGACCCGCTTTTGTTTAGCTCGCCGTCCGCCATCGCCAAGCTGTTTGTCGAAAAACTCAGCGACCATTCGCTGTTTGTCCACACGTGGGCGACACTGTTTGAAACGCTGCTCGGCTTTTTCATCGGCACCATCGGCGGGGCGCTGATTGGCGCGCTTCTTTGGTGGTTTCCGCGTCTGGCGAAGACGCTTGATCCGTATTTGGTCGTGTTCAACGCCATGCCGAAAGTCGCCCTCGGGCCGATTTTGATCGTCGCCCTCGGACCAGGATTTACGTCCATCATCGCCATGGGCGTCGTCATTTCCATCATCATCACGACGATCGTCGTCTATTCGGCGTTCCAAGAGGTCGATCCGAACTATTTGAAAGTATTGCAGACGTTCGGCGCCACCCGCTATCAATGCTTTAAAGAGGCGGTGCTGCCGGCATCGTTCCCAACGATCATTTCGACGCTGAAAGTGAACGTCGGCCTCGCTTGGGTCGGGGTCATCACCGGCGAGTTTCTCGTCTCGAAACAAGGACTTGGGTATTTGATCATTTACGGCTTCCAAGTGTTCAACTTCACGCTCGTCTTGATGAGCCTGCTCATTGTCGCCTTGCTGTCGACGGTGATGTATCAGCTTGTCGCCTTGATCGAGAAAAAATGGGGAAGCCGCCGCTAG
- a CDS encoding ABC transporter ATP-binding protein: protein MFLVVDRLSHTYLTKTTAVTALDDVSLSVEKGEFVSFLGPSGCGKTTLLSIIARLIEPTEGSVRMEGRPLWPNGTDAPAARRAVGYMLQQDYLFPWKTIEENILLGLKITGTLTAQTKERALALLAEIGLAGVESYYPSQLSGGMRQRAALVRTLATDPKLLLLDEPFSALDQQTKLKLEELVWKTLKQYEKTAVLVTHDIEEAIAMSDRIFLFSPRPGRLAKTFVIPDDLRGRPPLAARQHPAFSALFQSIWKEMEDLESAQ from the coding sequence ATGTTTCTTGTCGTCGACCGCCTTTCGCACACGTATTTGACGAAAACGACGGCCGTCACCGCGCTCGATGACGTGTCGCTGTCCGTCGAGAAAGGAGAATTTGTCTCCTTTCTCGGCCCAAGCGGCTGCGGCAAAACGACGCTTTTGTCGATCATCGCGCGGCTGATTGAACCGACGGAAGGATCGGTCCGCATGGAAGGCCGACCGCTTTGGCCGAACGGAACGGACGCTCCAGCGGCGCGCCGGGCGGTCGGCTACATGCTTCAGCAAGACTATTTGTTTCCGTGGAAAACGATCGAAGAAAACATCCTTCTCGGCTTAAAAATTACAGGGACGCTAACCGCTCAAACAAAAGAGCGGGCGCTCGCCCTGCTTGCTGAGATCGGCCTGGCTGGGGTTGAGTCGTATTACCCGAGCCAGCTGTCCGGCGGCATGCGCCAGCGCGCGGCGCTCGTGCGCACGTTGGCGACCGATCCGAAGCTGCTTTTGCTTGATGAACCGTTTTCCGCCCTTGACCAGCAGACGAAGCTGAAACTCGAAGAGCTCGTTTGGAAGACGTTAAAACAGTATGAAAAAACAGCGGTGCTCGTCACTCATGACATCGAAGAAGCCATCGCCATGAGCGACCGCATTTTCTTGTTTTCGCCGCGCCCCGGACGCCTGGCGAAGACGTTCGTCATCCCGGACGACCTGCGAGGCCGCCCGCCGCTTGCCGCCCGTCAGCATCCAGCGTTTTCTGCGCTCTTTCAATCCATTTGGAAGGAGATGGAGGACCTTGAATCCGCCCAATAA
- a CDS encoding ABC transporter substrate-binding protein, with product MKKWAVWLCSLLLLLPLSACTNDGGQSKKPLQKVRLAEVTHSIFYAPQYVALAKGFFKEEGLDVELTTTWGGDKTMTTLLSGGADIALVGSETSIYVYSQGTTDPVINFAQLTQTDGTFLVSRKKIDHFTWDMLKGSTFLGQRKGGMPQMVGEFVLKKHGIDPHKDLKLIQNVDFANIANAFASGTGDFVQLFEPTASIFEQEGKGHIVASFGTESGRVPYTSYMAKQSYMKEHKDAIEKFTRAIYKAQQWVESHSAAEIAKAIQPYFKDTDLALIEKVVERYKNQGTYAADPILDEEEWNNLQSIMAEAGELPKRVDLDTLVDSSFAKNAMNK from the coding sequence ATGAAAAAATGGGCCGTATGGTTATGCTCGCTTCTGTTGCTTTTGCCGCTTTCCGCCTGCACGAATGACGGGGGCCAAAGCAAAAAGCCGCTCCAAAAAGTGCGGCTCGCCGAAGTGACGCACTCGATTTTTTACGCGCCGCAGTACGTCGCCCTGGCAAAAGGCTTCTTTAAAGAAGAGGGGCTGGATGTCGAACTGACGACGACATGGGGCGGCGACAAAACGATGACGACGCTGCTTTCCGGCGGCGCAGACATCGCCCTTGTCGGGTCGGAAACGTCGATTTACGTCTACAGCCAGGGAACGACAGACCCGGTGATCAACTTCGCGCAATTGACGCAAACGGACGGCACGTTCCTCGTCTCCCGCAAAAAAATCGACCACTTTACGTGGGACATGTTGAAAGGAAGCACGTTCCTCGGCCAACGGAAAGGCGGCATGCCGCAGATGGTCGGCGAATTTGTGTTGAAAAAACACGGCATCGACCCGCATAAAGATTTGAAGCTGATCCAAAACGTCGATTTCGCCAATATCGCCAACGCCTTTGCGAGCGGCACCGGCGATTTCGTCCAGCTGTTTGAGCCGACCGCGAGCATTTTTGAACAAGAAGGGAAAGGCCATATCGTCGCTTCGTTCGGCACTGAATCCGGGCGCGTGCCGTACACGTCATACATGGCGAAACAAAGCTATATGAAAGAACATAAAGACGCGATTGAAAAATTCACGCGCGCGATCTACAAAGCGCAGCAATGGGTCGAATCGCACAGCGCTGCGGAGATCGCCAAAGCCATTCAGCCGTATTTTAAAGACACGGATTTGGCCTTGATCGAAAAAGTCGTCGAACGGTACAAAAACCAAGGCACCTACGCGGCCGATCCGATTTTGGATGAAGAAGAATGGAACAACTTGCAAAGCATTATGGCCGAAGCCGGCGAGCTGCCGAAACGCGTCGACCTCGACACGCTTGTCGATTCGTCGTTTGCCAAAAACGCGATGAACAAGTGA
- a CDS encoding alpha/beta hydrolase family protein produces MDGDIIGQYRFPSPHSGIDVFFVTYMSQGLKVKGFLAAPKRKGVYDGFLYLRGGIKNVGQVRVPRLVQFASHGFVVFAPLYRGNGGGEGNEDFAGEDRYDALAGFHLLRRHPFVHPGRVHVFGFSRGGAMALHTALMAERVCSVAVWGGVTDMALTYWERPDLRRMMKRVIGGTPNKYPERYRCRTPLYHLERLKAPVLIIHGERDENVSIEHAYRLERRLKQLGKPVTAWYFPEFAHYFPPKANREMVKRLTEWMKQQPTV; encoded by the coding sequence ATGGACGGGGACATCATCGGCCAATACCGATTCCCTTCGCCGCATTCGGGAATCGATGTGTTCTTTGTCACCTATATGTCCCAAGGGCTGAAGGTGAAAGGGTTTTTAGCGGCGCCGAAGCGAAAAGGCGTGTATGACGGGTTTTTGTATTTGCGCGGCGGGATCAAAAACGTCGGACAAGTGCGGGTGCCGCGCCTTGTCCAATTCGCTTCGCACGGATTTGTCGTCTTCGCCCCGCTCTATCGCGGAAATGGGGGCGGGGAAGGAAACGAAGATTTCGCCGGTGAAGACCGCTATGACGCGCTCGCCGGGTTTCATCTCCTGCGCCGCCATCCGTTCGTCCACCCCGGGCGTGTCCACGTGTTCGGCTTCTCGCGCGGCGGGGCGATGGCGCTTCACACTGCCCTGATGGCCGAGCGGGTCTGTTCGGTGGCGGTCTGGGGCGGGGTGACCGATATGGCGCTGACGTACTGGGAGCGGCCTGATTTGCGGCGGATGATGAAGCGGGTCATCGGCGGGACGCCGAACAAATATCCGGAGCGCTACCGCTGCCGGACGCCGCTCTATCATCTGGAACGACTCAAGGCCCCTGTGCTCATCATCCACGGCGAGCGGGATGAAAACGTGTCGATTGAGCACGCCTATCGGCTTGAGCGGCGGCTGAAGCAGCTTGGCAAACCGGTCACGGCCTGGTACTTCCCTGAGTTCGCCCACTATTTTCCGCCGAAAGCCAATCGGGAGATGGTGAAAAGACTCACCGAATGGATGAAACAACAGCCGACGGTGTGA
- a CDS encoding DUF2584 domain-containing protein produces MGMPMELQTIIVTKGKERRVQGNVFVLEKEGYRLYPLDIPLEVRRTVQSEASGAAVVRKLEWEDNRTTVTYELVSLYSTN; encoded by the coding sequence ATGGGCATGCCGATGGAACTGCAGACGATCATTGTGACAAAAGGAAAGGAACGGCGCGTTCAAGGCAATGTGTTTGTGTTGGAAAAAGAGGGCTACCGTTTGTATCCGCTTGACATTCCTCTCGAAGTGCGCCGGACGGTGCAAAGCGAAGCGAGCGGCGCCGCGGTCGTGAGAAAGCTCGAATGGGAAGACAACCGGACGACGGTGACGTATGAGCTTGTCAGCCTGTATTCGACGAATTGA
- a CDS encoding MFS transporter, protein MKNKTFHFLWIGQSFANFGDVFYIVSVVSYLYHLTSKAMAAALVPFFVTLSLFISGIVAPIFFEKYKLKTLLSYGQVCKTFLLLFLSLFLQWGAEHHIAIVYVFVSLIAFLDGINNPIKNSLVPFIVSKEEILKANSFLNTLDQFIKLSAWPIGSLIVSLGSPFLLINITLLFYVASSILMFLLHIQERAKEKVAQGKGLKKFLLSISLGWEYTWRNVHAKSISVMSFFEGIGNGVWISAILYIYVKEQLHLGEEWWGYINSVFFGGMVIGGLLSVKFSQSVEKNQQFFVLFGPFCIAVVTLLFGTTTHGALALMYSALYGIIEQWKLICLQTILQKNARMDALPHVFAVQGVISSVTFGISTLLMSFIADVCGIRFSFYLSVFCFFISGWISYRQRKIWSDKESQKGEITGTIL, encoded by the coding sequence ATGAAAAATAAAACATTTCACTTCCTTTGGATCGGACAATCTTTCGCGAATTTCGGAGATGTGTTCTACATTGTTTCCGTTGTCTCTTACCTATATCATTTGACATCGAAAGCCATGGCTGCCGCATTAGTCCCTTTTTTCGTTACATTGTCGTTATTTATTAGTGGAATCGTCGCACCGATATTTTTCGAAAAATATAAACTAAAAACGTTATTGTCCTACGGACAAGTGTGTAAAACATTTCTGCTGCTTTTTCTCTCGCTGTTTTTGCAATGGGGTGCGGAACATCACATTGCGATCGTTTACGTTTTTGTATCATTGATCGCTTTTTTAGACGGGATCAATAATCCGATTAAAAACTCCCTCGTTCCTTTTATAGTTTCCAAGGAGGAAATCTTGAAAGCCAACAGTTTTTTAAACACGTTAGACCAATTCATCAAACTTAGCGCATGGCCGATCGGGAGTTTGATTGTCAGTTTAGGATCCCCGTTCCTTTTAATCAATATCACCTTATTGTTCTATGTCGCCTCGAGCATTCTCATGTTTCTTTTGCATATACAAGAACGCGCAAAGGAGAAGGTTGCTCAGGGTAAAGGCTTAAAGAAATTTCTCCTTTCGATCAGTCTAGGATGGGAATACACTTGGAGAAATGTGCACGCTAAATCCATCAGCGTAATGTCATTTTTTGAAGGAATAGGAAATGGTGTTTGGATTTCGGCCATCCTTTATATTTATGTGAAAGAACAATTACATTTAGGAGAGGAATGGTGGGGATATATTAACTCTGTTTTCTTTGGCGGCATGGTGATAGGGGGATTGTTAAGCGTTAAGTTTAGTCAATCGGTTGAAAAAAATCAGCAATTTTTTGTATTGTTTGGCCCGTTTTGTATCGCTGTTGTAACGCTTTTGTTTGGTACAACGACGCACGGTGCGCTGGCGCTTATGTATTCCGCCCTGTACGGGATCATCGAACAATGGAAGCTGATCTGTCTTCAGACGATTCTTCAAAAAAATGCCCGGATGGACGCTCTACCTCATGTTTTTGCCGTGCAGGGAGTCATTAGTTCCGTAACATTCGGAATTTCCACATTGTTAATGAGCTTTATAGCCGATGTTTGCGGTATTCGTTTTTCATTTTATTTGTCTGTCTTCTGCTTTTTCATCAGCGGTTGGATCAGCTACCGTCAGCGGAAAATCTGGAGTGATAAGGAGAGCCAAAAAGGAGAAATCACTGGGACTATTTTGTGA